A single region of the Streptomyces vilmorinianum genome encodes:
- a CDS encoding SPFH domain-containing protein — MADITRRAGWRHLRSAPTAHIRHHRRGRLVHDGTGLSFWFRSLSAALSEVPVNDRELAMAFHARTADFQDVSVQSTVTYRIGEPEAAATRLDFSIDPDTGAWRGAPLEQIATLLTETAQQHALDVLARTPLAEALVDGVAAVRDRIAEGLGAEPRLPATGIEVVAVRVVAIRPEPEVERALRTPAREQIQQEADRATYERRAVAVERERAIAENELASKIELARQEERLVDQRGTNARREAEESAAADSVRAEAEALRTVRLARAEAEAAREVGEARAAAQAAWLRVHGEVDPATLHALAATRAAENLPRIESLTISPDVLTGLLAKLGGGGTAS; from the coding sequence ATGGCCGACATCACCCGCCGCGCCGGCTGGCGCCATCTGCGGTCCGCGCCCACCGCGCACATCCGCCACCACCGTCGCGGACGCCTCGTCCACGACGGGACGGGGCTCAGTTTCTGGTTCCGCTCGCTGTCCGCCGCGCTCTCCGAAGTGCCGGTGAACGACCGGGAACTGGCGATGGCGTTCCACGCCAGGACCGCCGACTTCCAGGACGTGAGCGTGCAGTCCACCGTCACGTACCGGATCGGCGAGCCGGAGGCCGCGGCCACCCGGCTCGACTTCTCGATCGACCCGGACACGGGCGCGTGGCGGGGTGCGCCGCTGGAGCAGATCGCCACGCTCCTGACCGAGACCGCGCAGCAGCACGCGCTCGACGTCCTGGCGCGCACCCCTCTCGCCGAGGCCCTCGTCGACGGCGTGGCCGCCGTACGGGACCGGATCGCGGAGGGACTCGGGGCCGAGCCCCGGCTGCCGGCCACCGGTATCGAGGTGGTGGCGGTCCGCGTGGTGGCGATCCGTCCGGAGCCGGAGGTCGAGCGGGCGCTGCGCACCCCGGCCCGAGAGCAGATCCAGCAGGAGGCGGACCGGGCCACGTACGAGCGGCGGGCCGTGGCCGTCGAACGCGAGCGGGCCATCGCCGAGAACGAGCTCGCCAGCAAGATCGAGCTGGCCCGGCAGGAGGAGCGGCTCGTCGACCAGCGCGGCACCAACGCGCGGCGCGAGGCGGAGGAGAGCGCCGCGGCCGACTCCGTACGGGCGGAGGCCGAGGCGCTGCGCACGGTCCGGCTCGCCCGGGCCGAGGCGGAGGCGGCGCGCGAGGTCGGCGAGGCGAGGGCGGCGGCGCAGGCGGCCTGGCTGCGGGTGCACGGGGAGGTCGACCCGGCGACGCTGCACGCACTGGCGGCGACCCGGGCGGCGGAGAACCTGCCGCGGATCGAGAGCCTCACGATCTCCCCCGACGTCCTGACCGGTCTCCTCGCGAAGCTGGGCGGCGGCGGGACGGCGTCATGA
- a CDS encoding DUF309 domain-containing protein — MDRAPRDRDEEGRARSARPRDGLGRPLPHGAEGVPRQPEGVVRTPAQTLREAQRLLDAGMPFHAHEVFEDAWKTGPAGERDLWQGLAQLAVGLTHAARGNAAGGARLLLRGAARISGQPDSYGIDVGGLVRWARALAARADGVTDASAEAPRLLRE; from the coding sequence GTGGACAGGGCGCCGAGGGACCGGGACGAGGAGGGGCGGGCGCGCAGCGCGCGGCCCCGGGACGGGCTCGGGCGGCCGCTGCCGCACGGGGCCGAGGGGGTGCCGCGGCAGCCCGAAGGGGTGGTGCGGACACCCGCGCAGACGCTCCGTGAGGCGCAGCGGCTGCTGGACGCGGGGATGCCGTTCCATGCGCACGAGGTCTTCGAGGACGCGTGGAAGACCGGCCCGGCCGGGGAGCGGGATCTGTGGCAGGGGCTCGCCCAGCTGGCGGTGGGGCTGACGCATGCCGCCCGGGGCAACGCGGCCGGTGGGGCGCGGCTGTTGCTGCGCGGCGCCGCGCGGATCTCGGGGCAGCCCGATTCGTACGGCATCGATGTCGGCGGACTCGTCCGGTGGGCCCGGGCGTTGGCGGCCCGCGCGGACGGTGTGACGGACGCGTCGGCCGAGGCGCCGCGTCTGCTCCGGGAGTGA
- a CDS encoding DMT family transporter, protein MTDLDGTVLAVLLSLVSAAGYALAAVAQSRLASASDGGRGALRALLARGQWWWAVGLNAAGALAHVAALHYGPLTLVQPLGALTLVAALPLGAFSARRRVTGAEWRGALWTLAGLVGLVSVTGPAAPGDALSLREALIVAAATALLIAALASGRRHRAPGRAPGRARGLGHATASGVASGVASALTQTLTAALARELPGGTPAWWQTALIAVLISAFAVGGLLLSQAAYRSGLAAPLAVVNLSNPAAAAVIGVALLGETFRAGVWGWLIAAAASVVAARGVVLLSRGSGTAALAPSPVAASGGPLPQPRTDAEASPAPAPAPLAG, encoded by the coding sequence ATGACCGACCTCGACGGCACCGTGCTCGCCGTGCTCCTCTCCCTGGTCTCGGCCGCCGGGTACGCCCTGGCCGCGGTCGCCCAGTCCAGGCTCGCCTCCGCGTCCGACGGGGGACGCGGCGCGCTGCGGGCGCTGCTCGCCCGCGGCCAGTGGTGGTGGGCGGTCGGGCTGAACGCCGCCGGCGCACTCGCCCATGTGGCCGCACTGCACTACGGCCCGCTGACGCTCGTTCAGCCGCTGGGCGCGCTCACCTTGGTGGCCGCGCTGCCGCTCGGGGCGTTCTCCGCACGGCGCCGGGTGACCGGGGCGGAGTGGCGCGGCGCGCTGTGGACGCTGGCGGGCCTCGTCGGGCTCGTCTCGGTCACCGGCCCCGCGGCACCCGGCGACGCGCTCAGCCTGCGCGAGGCCCTGATCGTCGCGGCGGCGACGGCGCTGCTCATCGCGGCCCTCGCCTCGGGCCGGCGCCACAGGGCCCCCGGGCGGGCCCCTGGGCGGGCCCGGGGGCTCGGGCACGCGACGGCCTCCGGGGTCGCCTCGGGTGTCGCCTCCGCGCTGACCCAGACGCTGACCGCCGCGCTCGCGCGCGAACTGCCGGGCGGGACGCCGGCCTGGTGGCAGACGGCCCTGATCGCGGTGCTGATCTCCGCCTTCGCCGTGGGCGGCCTCCTTCTGTCGCAGGCCGCCTACCGGAGCGGGCTGGCGGCGCCGCTGGCCGTGGTGAACCTCTCCAACCCGGCCGCCGCCGCGGTGATCGGCGTGGCGCTGCTCGGGGAGACCTTCCGCGCGGGGGTGTGGGGCTGGCTGATCGCGGCCGCCGCCTCGGTGGTGGCGGCGCGCGGTGTCGTGCTGCTGTCGAGGGGCAGCGGGACGGCCGCCCTGGCCCCGTCCCCGGTCGCCGCCTCCGGGGGGCCGCTGCCCCAGCCCCGTACCGACGCCGAGGCGTCCCCCGCGCCCGCCCCCGCGCCGCTCGCCGGATGA
- a CDS encoding phosphatase PAP2 family protein, with protein MAAGIRGIRGTRPAGPGPTATPGQTAVPAGTAEPTGTPRPSLVRELLLVTALFLVYKLGRLLANGHELRAFHNADRIWEAERAVRLPGEGSIQALLLHGEPLVRAANTYYAAVHFPATLAFLAWLYRRRPAHYLWSRRVLALLTAAALALHLLMPLAPPRMLAATGLVDTARIYGPSVYGASPETDSMANQFAAMPSLHFGWALMVAIGLIAATRGRLRWLWLLHPALTLLVIVGTANHYWFDALAAAALLALALAAVRAPGTGPAAPGPRPRAASPRPAGAPR; from the coding sequence ATGGCTGCCGGGATACGCGGGATACGGGGGACACGTCCCGCAGGACCGGGGCCGACGGCTACCCCCGGGCAGACCGCGGTGCCGGCCGGCACCGCGGAGCCGACCGGCACCCCGAGACCGTCCCTGGTGCGCGAGCTGCTGCTCGTCACCGCGCTGTTCCTCGTCTACAAGCTCGGCCGGCTCCTCGCGAACGGCCATGAACTGCGAGCCTTCCACAACGCCGACCGGATATGGGAGGCGGAACGGGCCGTGCGTCTGCCCGGCGAGGGCTCGATCCAGGCGCTCCTGCTGCACGGCGAGCCGCTCGTCCGGGCCGCCAACACCTACTACGCGGCCGTGCACTTCCCGGCCACGCTCGCCTTCCTCGCCTGGCTCTACCGGCGCCGCCCGGCCCACTACCTCTGGTCGCGCCGGGTTCTCGCGCTTCTCACCGCCGCCGCGCTCGCCCTGCATCTGCTGATGCCGCTGGCCCCGCCCCGGATGCTCGCCGCGACCGGACTCGTCGACACCGCACGGATCTACGGACCGTCCGTGTACGGCGCGAGCCCCGAGACGGACTCGATGGCGAACCAGTTCGCCGCGATGCCGTCCCTGCACTTCGGCTGGGCGCTGATGGTCGCGATCGGCCTGATCGCCGCCACCCGCGGCCGCCTGCGATGGCTGTGGCTGCTCCACCCCGCGCTGACCCTTCTGGTGATCGTCGGCACGGCCAACCACTACTGGTTCGACGCCCTGGCCGCGGCGGCTCTGCTCGCTCTCGCGCTCGCGGCCGTACGAGCTCCGGGCACCGGACCCGCCGCCCCCGGGCCCCGCCCGCGCGCCGCCTCTCCCCGCCCGGCGGGAGCCCCGCGATGA
- a CDS encoding DUF488 domain-containing protein → MPATTPDVRVRRIYEAPEPDDGVRVLVDRLWPRGLAKTDARIDEWPKALTPSTELRRWYHGPEGEYEEFCRRYEDELAEPAAAEALDRLRALAAQGTVTLLTAAKDPSVSHTSVLVRALNASRA, encoded by the coding sequence ATGCCCGCCACCACCCCCGACGTGCGCGTCCGCCGGATCTACGAAGCCCCGGAACCCGACGACGGCGTACGTGTCCTCGTCGACCGCCTCTGGCCGCGCGGCCTCGCCAAGACCGACGCCCGCATCGACGAATGGCCCAAGGCGCTCACGCCCTCCACCGAACTGCGGCGCTGGTACCACGGCCCGGAGGGCGAGTACGAGGAGTTCTGCCGGCGGTACGAGGACGAGCTCGCCGAACCGGCCGCCGCCGAGGCCCTCGACCGGCTGCGGGCCCTCGCCGCGCAGGGCACCGTCACCCTCCTCACGGCCGCCAAGGACCCGTCCGTCAGCCACACCTCGGTCCTCGTCCGCGCGCTGAACGCCTCCCGGGCATAG
- a CDS encoding S8 family peptidase: MTALPSAPVEKVIVTYKSQAAEAGSNAAAKSDAAAKGAETGESLSFERRLASGAALVDLGDSATKQDVTEVMDAFRADPSVASVEPDIRAYAMAVTPNDTDYAKQWDLFEATGGMNVPPAWDKTTGSGVTVAVIDTGYAAHSDLASNVVSGYDFISSSADARDGNGRDADAKDEGDWNATDGECGTGSRASDSSWHGTHVAGTIGAVTNNTKGIAGIAYNAKIQPVRVLGKCGGSSSDIADAITWASGGNVPGVPANPTPAKVINLSLGGASSTCPSVYQNAINGAVSRGTTVVVAAGNSNANTSGFTPANCSNVITVASTSREGNRSFYSNYGSLVDVAAPGGETRRGTDTPGTVTTPENGIYSTLNSGATTQSTENYEPYQGTSMAAPHIAGLAALLKSAKSTLTPAEIESAIKANARPLPGTCTGGCGAGIADTAKTVDAVTGTTTPPTGTVFTNATNVTISDHTTVSSSIAVTGLAGNAPAALKVGVDIKHTWRGDLVIDLIAPDGTVRNLKASNSSDSADNVLTTYTVDASSEAANGTWKLQVRDVYSGDTGYIDSWSLTF; this comes from the coding sequence ATGACCGCGCTGCCCAGCGCCCCGGTCGAGAAGGTCATCGTCACCTACAAGTCCCAGGCCGCCGAGGCCGGTTCCAACGCCGCCGCGAAGAGCGACGCGGCCGCCAAGGGCGCCGAGACCGGCGAGAGCCTCTCCTTCGAGCGTCGCCTCGCGAGCGGTGCCGCGCTGGTCGACCTGGGCGACAGCGCCACGAAGCAGGACGTCACCGAGGTCATGGACGCCTTCCGCGCCGACCCCTCGGTCGCCTCCGTGGAGCCCGACATCCGCGCGTACGCGATGGCGGTCACCCCGAACGACACGGACTACGCCAAGCAGTGGGACCTCTTCGAGGCCACCGGCGGCATGAACGTTCCGCCCGCCTGGGACAAGACGACCGGCTCCGGTGTCACCGTCGCCGTGATCGACACCGGCTACGCGGCCCACTCGGATCTGGCGTCCAACGTCGTCTCCGGCTACGACTTCATCTCCTCCTCCGCCGACGCCCGCGACGGCAACGGCCGTGACGCGGACGCCAAGGACGAGGGCGACTGGAACGCCACCGACGGTGAGTGCGGCACCGGCTCCCGCGCGTCCGACTCCTCCTGGCACGGCACCCACGTGGCCGGCACCATCGGCGCGGTCACCAACAACACCAAGGGCATCGCGGGCATCGCGTACAACGCGAAGATCCAGCCCGTGCGTGTCCTCGGCAAGTGCGGCGGTTCCTCCTCGGACATCGCCGACGCCATCACCTGGGCCTCCGGCGGCAACGTGCCGGGCGTCCCGGCCAACCCGACCCCGGCCAAGGTCATCAACCTGAGCCTGGGCGGCGCCAGCTCCACCTGCCCGAGCGTCTACCAGAACGCGATCAACGGCGCCGTCTCGCGCGGTACCACCGTCGTCGTCGCCGCGGGCAACAGCAACGCCAACACGTCCGGCTTCACGCCCGCGAACTGCTCGAACGTCATCACCGTGGCGTCGACCAGCCGCGAGGGCAACCGGTCGTTCTACTCGAACTACGGCTCCCTCGTGGACGTGGCGGCTCCGGGCGGCGAGACCCGCCGCGGCACCGACACGCCCGGCACGGTGACCACCCCCGAGAACGGCATCTACTCCACGCTGAACTCGGGCGCGACGACCCAGTCGACCGAGAACTACGAGCCCTACCAGGGCACCTCGATGGCCGCGCCGCACATCGCCGGCCTGGCCGCCCTGCTGAAGTCGGCCAAGAGCACCCTCACGCCGGCCGAGATCGAGTCCGCGATCAAGGCCAACGCCCGCCCGCTGCCCGGCACCTGCACCGGCGGCTGCGGCGCCGGCATCGCCGACACCGCGAAGACCGTGGACGCCGTCACCGGCACCACCACGCCGCCGACCGGCACGGTCTTCACCAACGCGACGAACGTGACGATCTCCGACCACACCACCGTGTCGTCCTCGATCGCCGTCACCGGCCTCGCCGGCAACGCCCCCGCCGCCCTCAAGGTCGGCGTGGACATCAAGCACACCTGGCGCGGGGACCTGGTCATCGACCTGATCGCCCCCGACGGCACGGTGCGCAACCTGAAGGCCTCCAACTCCTCCGACAGCGCCGACAACGTCCTGACCACGTACACGGTCGACGCGTCGAGCGAGGCGGCCAACGGCACCTGGAAGCTCCAGGTCCGCGATGTGTACTCGGGTGACACCGGCTACATCGACTCGTGGAGCCTGACCTTCTGA
- a CDS encoding cytochrome P450: MDPKTHELLEALQQDPYPLYARARQTAGLTFVPELDAWLIARDADVREVLLRPADFSSAQALRPDVVPPAAVFGVLARGFGNRPTVVSTDGGAHRRHRAPINSGLSAARVAALTPYAAEVATALVDGFAADGHTELMSSYAGRLPGAVIGRLIGLAPEDVPAAVHGGHRAEQLLFRPMPQDEQIAAAEDVVALQHLLDRYARDRRAHPRDDLCSAMVAALAPDTGLGPGTRELTSDQRHELVSSLQNFLIAGHLTTTALIGTALLHLLRHRDQWELLCARPDLIPGAVEEAARYDTAVQGFRRTTTRPVVLAGTELPAGATVFVAYGSANRDEARHQDADVFDITRPPTPTRHVSFGHGAHGCPGSQLARTQLRLTLELFTRRFPDLRLAKDREVVMRPTLIHRSPLELPLTW; encoded by the coding sequence GTGGACCCGAAGACGCACGAGCTTCTCGAAGCGCTGCAACAAGACCCGTACCCCCTCTACGCACGTGCGCGACAGACAGCGGGACTGACCTTCGTCCCCGAACTCGACGCCTGGCTGATCGCCCGGGACGCCGACGTCCGCGAGGTGCTGCTGCGGCCCGCGGACTTCTCCTCCGCCCAGGCTCTGCGGCCCGATGTCGTCCCCCCGGCAGCCGTCTTCGGCGTCCTCGCGCGCGGCTTCGGCAACCGGCCCACCGTCGTCTCCACCGACGGCGGCGCCCACCGCCGCCACCGCGCCCCGATCAACAGCGGCCTCTCCGCCGCGCGCGTCGCCGCCCTCACCCCGTACGCCGCCGAGGTCGCCACCGCCCTCGTCGACGGCTTCGCGGCCGACGGCCACACCGAGCTGATGTCCTCCTACGCCGGCAGGCTGCCCGGCGCCGTCATCGGCCGGCTCATCGGACTGGCGCCCGAGGACGTGCCCGCCGCGGTGCACGGAGGACACCGCGCCGAGCAACTCCTCTTCCGCCCGATGCCGCAGGACGAACAGATCGCGGCCGCCGAGGACGTGGTCGCCCTCCAGCACCTCCTCGACCGGTACGCCCGGGACCGGCGCGCCCACCCGCGCGACGACCTCTGCTCGGCGATGGTCGCCGCCCTGGCCCCGGACACCGGCCTCGGCCCCGGCACCCGCGAGCTCACCTCGGACCAGCGCCACGAACTCGTCTCCAGCCTGCAGAACTTCCTCATCGCCGGACACCTCACCACCACCGCGCTGATCGGCACCGCGCTGCTCCACCTGCTGCGCCACCGCGACCAGTGGGAACTGCTCTGCGCCCGCCCCGACCTCATACCCGGGGCGGTGGAGGAAGCCGCCCGCTACGACACGGCCGTCCAGGGATTCCGCCGTACGACCACCCGGCCCGTCGTCCTGGCCGGCACCGAACTGCCCGCCGGTGCCACCGTCTTCGTCGCGTACGGCTCCGCCAACCGTGACGAGGCACGCCACCAGGACGCCGACGTCTTCGACATCACCCGGCCCCCGACCCCCACCCGCCACGTCAGCTTCGGCCACGGCGCGCACGGCTGCCCGGGCTCCCAGCTGGCCCGCACCCAACTCCGGCTCACCCTGGAGCTGTTCACACGACGCTTCCCCGACCTGCGGCTGGCGAAGGACCGGGAGGTGGTGATGCGGCCGACCCTGATCCACCGCTCGCCCCTGGAGCTCCCCCTCACCTGGTGA
- a CDS encoding MerR family transcriptional regulator codes for MSDRSGVSVATVKYYLREGLLAPGTPVTARQSEYGEDHLRRLRLIRALLTVGGMTVQQARDVLAVADDPAFGRHERLGIAQYMLGPRITPPQDADPARPLWDEVFTELRGLLSELGWQVCDEAPALAALTRAVVTLRSLGYHGGVDHIRRYALAMRPIAAEEYAVIEDHPVLEEAIEATVAYTMLYEPILLALRRLAHEDVSARLHPPTGRPISSS; via the coding sequence TTGAGCGACCGCAGCGGCGTGTCCGTGGCCACGGTGAAGTACTACCTGCGCGAGGGGCTCCTGGCGCCCGGAACCCCCGTCACCGCCCGGCAGTCCGAGTACGGCGAGGACCATCTGCGCAGACTGCGGCTGATCCGGGCGCTGCTGACGGTCGGCGGGATGACGGTCCAGCAGGCCCGGGACGTCCTCGCGGTGGCCGACGACCCCGCCTTCGGCCGCCACGAACGCCTGGGCATCGCCCAGTACATGCTGGGGCCGCGGATCACCCCGCCACAGGACGCCGATCCGGCGCGGCCGCTGTGGGACGAGGTCTTCACGGAGCTGCGCGGCCTGCTGTCCGAGCTCGGCTGGCAGGTGTGCGACGAGGCACCCGCGCTCGCCGCGCTGACCAGAGCCGTCGTGACCCTGCGGTCGCTGGGATACCACGGCGGCGTCGACCACATCCGGCGGTACGCCCTCGCGATGCGTCCGATCGCGGCGGAGGAGTACGCGGTGATCGAGGATCATCCGGTCCTGGAGGAGGCGATCGAGGCGACCGTCGCGTACACGATGCTCTACGAGCCGATCCTGCTGGCGCTGCGGCGCCTGGCGCACGAGGACGTCTCGGCGCGCCTGCACCCGCCGACCGGACGCCCGATTTCGTCATCTTGA
- a CDS encoding TetR/AcrR family transcriptional regulator, which produces MSTQAATAAARRGKITPEREAELYEAVICLLREGGYDAVTMEGVAARTKCGKATLYRQWGTKPRLVTAALAKQRCPFFTGIDTGSLAGDLREAAHRAATRRDRDAELMEAVSQAYVQHPDLRAALRETVISPEAAAIDDMLRRAVERGEIDADNPAIGFVAPCFLGMLRIERLFEERFADASTMRVFVDAVLLPALRVEV; this is translated from the coding sequence ATGTCCACGCAGGCGGCGACCGCCGCGGCCCGCCGCGGCAAGATCACCCCCGAGCGGGAGGCCGAGCTGTACGAGGCCGTCATCTGCCTGCTCCGGGAAGGCGGCTACGACGCGGTCACCATGGAGGGCGTCGCGGCCCGCACCAAGTGCGGCAAGGCCACCCTCTACCGGCAGTGGGGGACGAAACCGCGGCTCGTCACCGCCGCCCTCGCCAAGCAGCGCTGCCCGTTCTTCACCGGCATCGACACCGGCTCGCTCGCCGGCGACCTCCGCGAGGCCGCCCACCGGGCCGCGACCCGCCGCGACCGGGACGCCGAGCTGATGGAGGCCGTCAGCCAGGCGTACGTCCAGCACCCCGACCTGCGCGCGGCGCTGCGCGAGACCGTCATCAGCCCCGAGGCCGCCGCGATCGACGACATGCTGCGGCGGGCGGTCGAGCGCGGCGAGATCGACGCGGACAACCCGGCGATCGGCTTCGTCGCCCCCTGCTTCCTCGGCATGCTCCGCATCGAGCGGCTCTTCGAGGAGCGGTTCGCGGACGCGTCGACGATGCGCGTCTTCGTCGACGCCGTACTCCTGCCGGCGCTGCGCGTCGAGGTGTGA